The Metabacillus litoralis genome contains a region encoding:
- a CDS encoding sugar phosphate isomerase/epimerase family protein translates to MKLGVFTPLYQNLPFETMLDKVKEMGLETVELGTGNYPGNHHCDPDELLQSPEKAKAFMRAIESRGLSISGLSFHGNPLHPNKKLADDSHEVWRKTVLLAEKLEIPVVNGFSGCPGDHNEAKNPNWVTCSWPPEFTEILNWQWNEVVIPYWKEEAKFARSRGIQVAFEMHPGFVVYNPETLLKLREHAGDNIGANFDPSHLVWQGIDPIAAIKKLGRENAIFHFHAKDTYLDKENIKVNGVLDTKHYSEILDRSWTFRSVGYGHDEKLWKDMISTLRSVGYDYVISIEHEDMLASTDEGLKKAISLLKGAMFKEELTEMWWA, encoded by the coding sequence ATGAAACTAGGTGTTTTTACACCACTTTATCAAAACCTCCCATTTGAAACGATGCTAGATAAAGTGAAGGAAATGGGATTAGAAACGGTTGAACTTGGGACAGGAAATTATCCTGGTAACCATCACTGTGATCCAGATGAATTACTTCAATCACCTGAAAAAGCAAAGGCGTTCATGAGAGCGATTGAAAGCAGAGGATTATCCATTAGTGGGCTTAGTTTCCATGGGAATCCTTTGCACCCTAATAAAAAGTTAGCAGATGATTCTCATGAGGTGTGGAGAAAAACAGTTCTTCTAGCTGAAAAATTAGAAATACCTGTTGTAAATGGATTTTCCGGATGTCCTGGAGATCATAATGAAGCAAAAAATCCAAACTGGGTAACATGCTCGTGGCCGCCAGAATTTACAGAGATTCTAAACTGGCAGTGGAATGAAGTGGTGATTCCTTACTGGAAGGAAGAAGCAAAGTTTGCCAGATCACGTGGTATTCAAGTTGCTTTTGAAATGCATCCTGGATTTGTCGTTTATAACCCTGAAACATTGCTAAAGTTACGAGAACATGCAGGGGATAACATCGGAGCAAATTTTGATCCAAGTCATTTAGTTTGGCAAGGAATCGATCCAATTGCAGCGATTAAAAAGCTTGGACGTGAAAATGCGATCTTCCATTTTCATGCAAAGGACACTTATTTGGATAAAGAAAACATAAAAGTAAACGGTGTTTTAGATACGAAGCACTACAGTGAGATTTTAGATAGATCATGGACATTTCGATCAGTTGGATATGGGCATGATGAGAAATTATGGAAAGACATGATTAGTACATTGCGATCAGTTGGATATGATTATGTGATCTCAATTGAACATGAAGATATGCTGGCTTCGACTGATGAAGGACTAAAAAAAGCAATCTCTCTATTAAAAGGAGCCATGTTCAAAGAAGAACTAACTGAAATGTGGTGGGCTTAA
- a CDS encoding sugar phosphate isomerase/epimerase family protein, whose translation MKLGYQTNTWGGVVGHPAGVTSVKDAYYLANGSTEAALKDIAAAGYKGFELFDGNLMQYKGREEEFKRLMNESSLDFIGVYTGGNFIFPDILEDELVKIEEVAALASTLGAKHLVVGGGAIRAKGILESDYRDLGEALNKVSHIAEKYGLIASYHPHLGTCVQSPEQLEKLMPLTVINLCPDTAHIEAGGGDPVEVMRKYIDRIKYVHLKDYQNGEFLPLGEGNQAFDVMVKVLDEAQYNGWITVELDSYQDPKAGAEISRKYLSKYESLTSN comes from the coding sequence ATGAAGTTAGGTTATCAAACGAACACTTGGGGAGGCGTAGTTGGCCATCCTGCAGGTGTAACGTCAGTAAAAGATGCATACTATCTTGCGAATGGCTCAACGGAGGCAGCATTGAAAGATATTGCTGCAGCAGGTTACAAGGGTTTTGAACTTTTTGATGGTAATTTGATGCAATATAAAGGAAGAGAAGAAGAATTTAAGAGATTAATGAATGAATCTTCGCTAGATTTTATTGGAGTTTATACTGGTGGGAACTTTATCTTTCCCGACATTTTAGAAGATGAATTAGTGAAAATTGAAGAAGTTGCTGCTCTAGCATCTACTCTAGGAGCAAAACACCTTGTTGTTGGTGGTGGAGCCATTCGAGCTAAAGGTATTTTAGAGAGCGATTACAGAGATTTAGGTGAAGCATTAAATAAAGTCAGTCATATTGCTGAAAAATATGGGCTTATTGCAAGCTACCATCCACACTTAGGTACGTGTGTGCAGTCACCGGAACAATTAGAAAAATTAATGCCTCTAACTGTGATTAACTTATGCCCAGACACCGCTCATATTGAAGCAGGTGGAGGAGATCCGGTGGAGGTCATGAGAAAATACATCGATCGTATTAAATATGTTCATCTTAAAGATTATCAAAACGGGGAGTTTTTACCATTAGGGGAAGGAAATCAAGCCTTTGATGTAATGGTTAAAGTATTAGACGAAGCTCAATATAATGGGTGGATAACAGTTGAACTTGATAGCTACCAAGATCCAAAGGCTGGTGCAGAAATTAGTCGTAAATATCTTTCAAAATATGAATCTTTGACATCAAATTAA
- a CDS encoding Gfo/Idh/MocA family protein yields MEKIKVGIIGTGFIGPTHIEAIRRLGFVEVVALAETSQEQAETKASELGISLAYGDYREMLRNDEIQVVHNCTPNHVHFAINKDIILSGKHLISEKPLAMNSEESAELLALARTKDVVHGVNFNYRQHASVQNLRAMISNGDLGKVNLVHGSYLQDWLLYETDFNWRLAPEVGGKSRAIADIGSHWCDTVQYVTGKKIVEVFADLATVIPVRKKATSGSNTFSAVNLEEQEYEDVAINTEDYASVLVRFEDGSRGVFTVSQVSAGRKNRLSFEIDASKSSVFWNQEEPEKLWIGHRDKPNEILLADPSLFSAEAKTAIHHPGGHNEGWPDALKNMMLNFYTFVREEKSLKTDKPNFATFEDGHLSMCITDAILDSHQQQKWVKVKIEEEAYS; encoded by the coding sequence ATGGAAAAAATAAAGGTAGGGATTATTGGTACAGGTTTTATTGGGCCAACTCATATCGAAGCAATTAGAAGACTTGGATTTGTAGAAGTGGTTGCTTTGGCAGAAACAAGTCAGGAACAAGCAGAAACAAAAGCTTCTGAACTTGGTATTTCACTTGCTTATGGAGATTACCGAGAAATGCTAAGGAATGATGAAATCCAGGTTGTGCATAATTGTACGCCAAATCATGTTCACTTTGCTATAAATAAGGACATCATTTTATCGGGGAAACATCTGATATCTGAAAAGCCGCTAGCAATGAATAGTGAAGAGTCAGCTGAATTGTTGGCACTGGCTAGAACAAAAGATGTTGTTCATGGTGTCAATTTTAATTATAGACAGCATGCAAGTGTCCAAAATTTACGTGCCATGATCTCAAACGGAGATCTAGGAAAAGTCAACTTGGTACATGGAAGCTATCTACAAGATTGGCTATTATATGAAACAGATTTCAACTGGAGGCTAGCCCCAGAGGTAGGGGGGAAATCCCGCGCTATTGCAGATATCGGCTCACATTGGTGTGACACGGTTCAATATGTAACAGGGAAAAAAATTGTAGAAGTTTTTGCTGATCTTGCCACGGTTATCCCTGTAAGAAAGAAAGCAACGTCTGGCAGTAATACGTTCAGCGCAGTTAATCTTGAGGAGCAGGAATATGAGGATGTTGCCATCAATACAGAGGATTATGCATCAGTACTTGTTCGTTTTGAGGATGGCTCAAGAGGTGTTTTCACCGTTTCACAGGTAAGTGCGGGAAGAAAAAATAGACTGAGTTTTGAGATAGATGCTAGTAAGAGTTCAGTATTTTGGAATCAAGAGGAACCGGAAAAATTATGGATTGGTCACCGAGACAAACCAAACGAAATTTTGTTAGCAGATCCTAGCTTATTCTCGGCAGAAGCAAAAACTGCGATCCATCATCCCGGTGGTCACAATGAAGGCTGGCCTGATGCATTAAAAAATATGATGCTAAACTTCTATACGTTTGTTAGAGAAGAAAAAAGTCTTAAAACAGATAAGCCTAACTTTGCCACGTTTGAAGATGGTCACTTATCAATGTGTATTACTGATGCGATCTTAGACAGTCACCAACAGCAGAAATGGGTGAAGGTTAAAATTGAAGAGGAGGCCTATTCATGA
- a CDS encoding ABC transporter permease: protein MQSKVSKVEKPALPMFKKFEWRNYIVYFAFVGVLIYFSINLYDEGFLSSNNLLNIVRQTATISLMALAMTFVISTGEIDLSVGSIAALSSLVGALALQAGYGIIGGLIGGVGTGIVVGLINGLLVTKVAIPSFLVTLGTMGAIKGVAMWVTDTAPVPIINSNFNFIFGSGDIGPIPVLLLWTVVFTIIAHVLLRKTSFGRQVLATGGNESAARFSGVKTMKIKLLVFLGTGAMAGLAGLLYAGRMNAGRFSFGEGDELSVIAAVILGGTSLFGGVGTIIGTLVGSLMIGTINNGLIIMGLDVSQQMIIKGIIIILAVAFGKKAIKR, encoded by the coding sequence ATGCAATCCAAGGTTTCTAAAGTAGAAAAACCAGCATTACCTATGTTTAAGAAATTCGAATGGCGTAACTATATCGTCTATTTTGCTTTCGTAGGAGTGTTAATCTACTTTTCTATCAATTTATATGATGAAGGGTTTTTATCTTCAAACAATCTATTAAACATTGTAAGACAAACAGCAACCATTTCTTTAATGGCACTTGCAATGACATTTGTTATCAGTACAGGTGAAATTGATCTTTCCGTTGGATCGATAGCGGCTTTATCTTCATTAGTTGGGGCATTAGCACTACAGGCAGGCTACGGTATCATTGGCGGATTAATTGGTGGTGTTGGTACAGGTATTGTGGTTGGCCTTATTAACGGTTTACTCGTTACAAAAGTAGCAATTCCATCCTTCCTAGTAACACTAGGGACAATGGGAGCGATAAAAGGTGTTGCGATGTGGGTAACAGATACAGCTCCAGTTCCAATTATTAATTCAAACTTCAACTTTATCTTTGGTTCTGGTGATATTGGGCCAATTCCGGTATTGCTATTATGGACTGTTGTCTTTACAATCATTGCTCATGTTTTACTACGTAAGACGTCTTTTGGAAGACAAGTATTAGCAACTGGTGGTAATGAGAGCGCTGCACGTTTCTCAGGTGTAAAGACAATGAAAATTAAGTTGCTCGTTTTCTTAGGAACAGGTGCAATGGCTGGTTTAGCCGGTTTACTATATGCAGGGCGTATGAACGCAGGAAGATTTTCATTCGGTGAAGGAGATGAGCTTTCTGTTATTGCTGCTGTCATTTTAGGTGGAACAAGTCTTTTTGGTGGAGTCGGGACAATTATTGGAACACTCGTAGGTTCTTTAATGATTGGGACAATTAATAATGGACTTATCATTATGGGTCTGGATGTTAGTCAGCAAATGATTATAAAAGGAATTATTATCATTTTAGCTGTAGCTTTCGGTAAAAAAGCAATTAAGAGATAA
- a CDS encoding sugar ABC transporter ATP-binding protein produces the protein MDQPILEMKNINKAFNGITVLDQVNFSVKKGEVHALMGGNGAGKSTLMKILTGVYTADSGDILIEGKPVSIKSFDDAKVNKISMIFQEFSLVPTLTVAQNIFLTREDKTSFGLLNDKECEKKTEVLLKELGVDIRPSDVVQNLGVGYWQMTEIAKALSQEAKILIMDEPTSSLTQTETEVLFKFINQLKAKGYAIIYISHRMDEIFEICDRITILRDGQYITTEDCSETDLDTVIQHIVGQEFDQAFEYQEREYSKEVPPIFEVKNVSAGDKVQNINLKIQPGEIVGIAGLMGSGRTELVRCLFGIDSIDSGEIYVDGQKRSINSATDAIDAGIALIPEDRRVQGLVLEHSVKDNMILPILSKVNKGLFIDNKKANKISNQLVKKLNVKTDDIFKKSGLLSGGNQQKIVLAKWLANNPTVLLLDEPTIGVDIGAKTEIIDIIRELAISGKAILVISSEIPELLAMSDRVLVMHQGKIKKELQRTEIKSEEDIQYAIQGF, from the coding sequence ATGGATCAACCTATTCTTGAAATGAAGAATATAAATAAAGCGTTTAATGGTATTACGGTTCTAGACCAGGTTAACTTTTCGGTGAAAAAAGGAGAAGTACACGCCTTAATGGGTGGGAATGGTGCCGGAAAATCAACATTAATGAAAATTCTTACTGGCGTTTATACAGCAGATAGTGGAGACATTTTAATTGAAGGAAAACCTGTAAGTATTAAAAGCTTTGATGACGCAAAGGTAAATAAGATCTCAATGATCTTCCAAGAGTTTAGCTTAGTACCAACCCTTACAGTTGCCCAAAATATCTTTTTAACGAGAGAAGATAAGACATCATTTGGGCTTTTAAATGATAAAGAATGTGAAAAGAAAACAGAGGTTCTATTAAAGGAACTTGGGGTTGATATCAGACCATCTGATGTGGTTCAAAATCTAGGAGTTGGTTATTGGCAAATGACTGAGATTGCAAAAGCACTATCTCAGGAAGCGAAAATATTGATTATGGATGAGCCGACCTCTTCGTTAACTCAAACGGAAACGGAAGTATTATTCAAATTCATCAATCAATTAAAAGCAAAGGGTTATGCGATTATTTATATTTCTCACAGAATGGATGAGATTTTCGAAATTTGTGATCGCATCACGATCTTGCGTGATGGTCAATATATTACAACCGAGGATTGTAGTGAAACTGATCTTGATACAGTTATTCAGCATATTGTAGGACAAGAATTTGACCAAGCCTTTGAATATCAAGAGAGGGAATACTCGAAAGAAGTACCTCCGATTTTTGAGGTGAAAAATGTAAGCGCTGGAGATAAGGTTCAAAATATTAATCTTAAAATACAACCTGGAGAAATAGTAGGAATTGCTGGATTGATGGGTAGTGGTCGAACGGAATTAGTTCGTTGCTTATTTGGAATTGACTCAATAGACAGTGGTGAAATTTACGTTGATGGTCAAAAACGTTCAATTAATTCGGCTACGGATGCAATAGACGCAGGGATTGCATTAATTCCCGAGGATCGACGTGTGCAAGGATTGGTTCTAGAACATAGTGTAAAAGACAATATGATTCTGCCAATCTTATCTAAAGTGAACAAAGGATTGTTTATTGATAACAAAAAAGCAAATAAAATAAGCAATCAACTTGTCAAAAAGTTAAATGTTAAAACTGATGATATCTTTAAAAAATCAGGCCTATTGTCTGGTGGAAATCAGCAAAAAATTGTTCTTGCAAAATGGTTAGCAAATAACCCAACAGTTTTATTGCTTGATGAACCAACAATTGGTGTAGACATTGGAGCAAAAACAGAAATTATCGATATCATTAGAGAATTAGCTATTAGCGGAAAGGCCATACTTGTCATTTCATCAGAAATCCCTGAACTTCTTGCTATGAGTGATCGTGTCCTTGTGATGCATCAAGGCAAGATAAAAAAGGAACTACAACGAACTGAGATTAAATCAGAGGAGGATATACAATATGCAATCCAAGGTTTCTAA
- a CDS encoding substrate-binding domain-containing protein: MKKNLLISVLMLLVFSVIIGCGNKEEAQTTEGSTEKNENYLSESGPLTINPEIPDIEVLDKGPNGEQAVSAKSLQLTEEELQKIKDGNYKAAIVMHYSGTDYMNAAVGAMQDTFKKMGIEVVAVTDAQFKAEKQVNDIETVLAKKPDIMISVPVDAVSTAPAYKKAVEQGVKLVFMDGAAEGLEAGKDYISIVSGDNYGNGALAADIMAEKIGGKGKVGIVYHDVNFFVTKNRSDAFEATIKEKYPDIEIVAQGGITDPNKGEEVASAMLTRNPDIDGIFAPWDVPAEGVMAAARTAGRDDLVVTTVDLGTNVAISIASDGIVQGLGAQLPYDQGVAQGILSGYAILGKEAPPYVASPAIEVTKENVLDSWKLIYGVEAPSTVKDALK, translated from the coding sequence ATGAAAAAGAATCTATTAATTTCCGTATTAATGCTACTCGTTTTTAGCGTAATAATTGGATGTGGAAATAAGGAAGAAGCACAGACAACAGAAGGAAGCACAGAAAAAAATGAAAATTACCTCTCTGAATCAGGGCCACTAACAATAAACCCTGAGATTCCAGATATAGAAGTTCTAGATAAAGGACCAAATGGAGAACAAGCAGTTTCTGCAAAGTCTTTACAGTTAACTGAAGAAGAGCTTCAAAAAATTAAGGATGGAAATTATAAAGCAGCCATTGTTATGCACTATTCAGGTACAGATTATATGAATGCGGCAGTTGGAGCGATGCAAGATACATTTAAAAAAATGGGAATTGAAGTTGTAGCTGTTACAGATGCACAATTTAAGGCTGAGAAACAGGTAAACGACATTGAAACGGTTTTAGCAAAAAAACCAGATATTATGATTTCGGTTCCGGTTGACGCAGTATCAACTGCACCAGCTTATAAAAAAGCAGTAGAACAAGGCGTTAAGCTAGTATTCATGGATGGAGCAGCAGAAGGTCTTGAAGCAGGTAAGGATTATATCAGTATTGTTTCCGGTGACAACTATGGAAACGGTGCTCTAGCAGCGGACATTATGGCAGAAAAAATTGGTGGCAAAGGGAAAGTAGGTATCGTTTATCACGATGTGAACTTCTTCGTAACCAAAAACCGCTCAGATGCATTTGAAGCAACAATCAAAGAGAAATATCCTGACATTGAAATCGTAGCACAAGGTGGAATTACAGACCCGAATAAAGGAGAAGAAGTTGCTTCAGCAATGCTGACAAGAAACCCAGACATTGATGGTATTTTCGCTCCTTGGGATGTACCGGCAGAAGGTGTAATGGCGGCAGCTCGTACCGCCGGAAGAGATGACTTAGTTGTGACAACAGTTGATTTAGGTACAAATGTAGCGATTTCAATCGCATCTGATGGAATCGTTCAAGGACTAGGTGCTCAATTACCTTATGATCAAGGTGTAGCACAGGGCATTCTTTCAGGATATGCGATATTAGGTAAAGAAGCTCCTCCTTATGTTGCTTCTCCTGCTATTGAAGTAACAAAAGAAAATGTTCTTGATTCTTGGAAATTAATTTATGGGGTTGAAGCTCCTTCAACTGTTAAAGATGCATTGAAATAA
- a CDS encoding zinc-dependent alcohol dehydrogenase family protein codes for MSMKAVFFPGDKKVEIREVDIPTPGQGEVLIQLKASAICRSDMSLYHGTSVFEGTKTGCTVPGHEPAGVITGVGPGVTKFQEGDRVAVYLALGCGECAHCKSGYKMFCKEFKCIGFDSHGGDADYMVVPAENCMRLPDNMSFVTAAVSTDAVGTLYHAQKRMNISGKDTLVIFGMGPMGGAGVMIAKGLGATVIAVDMLDERLELAKDLAADYTINGKEFNVQEEINRITNGAGADAAIDCSGSPYAENDALDCVKAHGRVAFIGESKETTIKPSQQLIRKQITVMGSWYFPIQEFDEITEFIVRKNLPVEKLVTHTFKLEEAADAFRMFDERKTEKAVFVW; via the coding sequence ATGTCAATGAAGGCAGTTTTTTTCCCAGGAGATAAAAAAGTAGAAATTCGAGAGGTTGACATTCCAACTCCTGGTCAGGGAGAAGTGTTAATTCAGTTAAAAGCATCCGCTATTTGCCGAAGTGATATGAGCTTATACCATGGTACGTCTGTATTTGAAGGCACAAAAACAGGTTGCACGGTTCCAGGTCACGAACCAGCAGGTGTGATTACAGGTGTAGGTCCAGGAGTGACCAAATTCCAAGAAGGAGATCGCGTAGCTGTTTACTTAGCACTAGGCTGTGGTGAATGTGCACATTGTAAGAGTGGTTACAAAATGTTCTGCAAGGAATTTAAATGTATTGGCTTTGACTCTCATGGTGGTGACGCAGATTACATGGTTGTTCCAGCTGAAAATTGCATGAGGTTACCTGATAATATGAGCTTTGTTACAGCAGCTGTATCGACGGATGCAGTGGGGACTCTCTATCATGCTCAAAAAAGAATGAACATATCTGGAAAAGATACGCTCGTTATTTTTGGAATGGGTCCTATGGGTGGGGCTGGCGTTATGATTGCAAAAGGCTTAGGAGCAACTGTTATTGCCGTTGATATGCTTGATGAACGCCTAGAATTAGCAAAAGATCTAGCTGCTGATTACACAATTAATGGAAAAGAATTTAACGTACAAGAAGAGATTAATCGCATTACAAATGGAGCAGGTGCTGATGCAGCAATCGATTGCTCTGGAAGTCCTTATGCTGAAAATGATGCGCTAGATTGTGTGAAAGCTCATGGAAGAGTTGCGTTCATCGGTGAAAGCAAAGAAACAACCATTAAACCAAGTCAGCAATTAATTCGTAAACAAATTACTGTTATGGGCTCCTGGTATTTCCCGATTCAAGAATTTGATGAAATTACAGAATTTATTGTGAGAAAAAATCTACCTGTTGAAAAACTAGTTACACATACGTTCAAACTTGAAGAAGCAGCAGATGCATTCCGTATGTTCGATGAAAGAAAAACAGAAAAAGCTGTGTTTGTTTGGTGA
- a CDS encoding substrate-binding domain-containing protein: MKKLLSILSMVMLATMLGLAGCSQGSSTTSETSDQDQGSAEEVATEASGPIVINQEIPDQEILSKGPDGESAVSAKTLELTEEEVQKIKEGNYKAAIVMHYAGNDWATAQIEGLKATFARMGIEVVAVTDAQFKAEKQVSDIETVLAKKPDIIVGIPVDPVSTASAFKKAADAGVKVVFMDNKPNNLEAGKDYVSVVSADNYGNGVQAAEIMAEELGGKGNIGVVYHDADYFVTKQRVEAFEKTITEKYPDIKIVERGGIVAPNDGEKVASGMLTKNPDLDGMFVVWDVPAEGALAAARTAGRNDLVITTIDLGTTVAIDIASDGMIKGLGAQLPYDQGISEAILAGYGLLGKEAPAYVAVPALKVTPDNVLDSWKLVYSKEAPDTIQEAAK; the protein is encoded by the coding sequence ATGAAAAAGTTACTTTCTATTTTATCTATGGTTATGTTAGCAACAATGCTAGGTCTTGCAGGATGCAGTCAAGGAAGTTCTACTACCTCTGAAACAAGTGATCAAGATCAAGGTTCAGCAGAAGAAGTCGCAACAGAAGCATCTGGCCCTATCGTCATTAACCAGGAAATTCCTGATCAAGAAATCTTAAGTAAAGGGCCTGATGGAGAGTCGGCTGTGTCGGCAAAAACACTTGAGCTAACAGAAGAGGAAGTTCAAAAGATTAAAGAAGGTAACTATAAGGCAGCCATTGTCATGCACTATGCTGGAAATGACTGGGCTACAGCACAAATTGAAGGGTTGAAAGCAACATTTGCCAGAATGGGAATTGAGGTAGTAGCAGTAACAGATGCACAATTCAAAGCCGAAAAACAAGTATCTGATATCGAAACAGTTTTAGCTAAAAAACCAGACATCATTGTGGGAATTCCTGTTGACCCTGTTTCTACAGCATCAGCATTTAAGAAAGCAGCTGACGCAGGTGTGAAAGTAGTCTTTATGGATAATAAGCCAAATAATTTAGAAGCTGGTAAAGATTATGTCAGTGTTGTATCTGCTGATAACTATGGCAATGGAGTACAGGCAGCTGAAATCATGGCTGAAGAATTAGGTGGAAAAGGAAATATCGGTGTTGTTTATCATGATGCAGATTATTTTGTTACAAAACAACGTGTTGAAGCATTTGAGAAAACTATAACAGAAAAATATCCTGACATTAAGATCGTAGAGCGTGGAGGAATTGTGGCACCAAATGATGGAGAAAAAGTCGCATCAGGTATGTTAACAAAGAACCCAGATCTTGATGGAATGTTTGTCGTTTGGGATGTTCCTGCAGAAGGGGCATTAGCGGCAGCGCGTACAGCTGGAAGAAATGATCTAGTAATCACAACAATTGACTTAGGAACAACAGTTGCCATTGATATTGCATCAGATGGAATGATTAAAGGCTTAGGCGCACAACTTCCATATGATCAAGGAATCTCAGAAGCGATCTTAGCTGGATATGGCTTGCTTGGTAAAGAAGCACCTGCATATGTAGCGGTTCCGGCATTAAAAGTAACTCCGGATAATGTATTGGATTCTTGGAAACTTGTTTATTCAAAAGAAGCTCCAGATACCATTCAAGAAGCGGCAAAATAA
- a CDS encoding sugar phosphate isomerase/epimerase family protein, with translation MLKGISFNTWVYSSFPAWVPSYPLEEVINRLSSFGYDAIEIGCASPHAWPDYLSPERRQEIFNLLKEKNLKVSAMLPAPGGGPGMNPSSPIKEEREFTIQHYKDVVRLAYDWECPTVMWIAGWVPFGTSQQDAWNYSLEGLKEVANYAKGLGITLVVEPTPADSNLIETADDALLLAEESEMDNVKVMFDTFHALYRNEVPSDYVYRMKDKLHHVHISDNDRLPPGQGRCDFDAVLKALKDINYDGYLSMEVGFHSRQSEPDWYAKTSIEFLKQKISEIY, from the coding sequence ATGTTAAAGGGCATTTCTTTCAATACATGGGTTTATAGCAGTTTTCCAGCTTGGGTACCTTCTTATCCTCTAGAGGAAGTAATTAACCGTTTATCATCATTTGGATACGATGCAATTGAAATTGGCTGCGCAAGTCCTCATGCTTGGCCAGATTATTTATCACCAGAGAGAAGACAAGAAATATTTAATCTATTAAAAGAAAAGAACTTAAAAGTTTCAGCTATGCTACCAGCTCCAGGTGGTGGTCCTGGTATGAATCCAAGCTCACCAATTAAAGAGGAAAGAGAATTTACGATTCAGCATTATAAAGATGTTGTTAGATTAGCATATGATTGGGAATGTCCAACTGTTATGTGGATTGCCGGATGGGTACCATTTGGGACATCACAGCAGGATGCTTGGAATTATAGCTTAGAAGGTTTAAAAGAAGTTGCAAATTATGCAAAAGGTCTTGGCATCACGTTAGTTGTTGAACCAACTCCTGCTGATAGTAATTTAATAGAAACTGCTGATGATGCACTTCTTTTAGCCGAGGAATCAGAAATGGATAATGTGAAAGTAATGTTTGATACATTCCATGCCCTATATCGAAATGAAGTACCTAGTGATTATGTTTATCGCATGAAAGATAAACTACACCATGTTCATATTTCAGACAATGATCGCCTTCCTCCAGGACAAGGAAGATGTGACTTTGATGCGGTGTTAAAAGCTTTAAAGGACATTAATTATGATGGGTATCTTTCAATGGAAGTTGGTTTCCATTCTAGACAGTCAGAACCAGATTGGTACGCAAAAACATCAATTGAATTCTTAAAACAAAAGATATCTGAAATCTACTAA